From a single Peromyscus maniculatus bairdii isolate BWxNUB_F1_BW_parent chromosome 4, HU_Pman_BW_mat_3.1, whole genome shotgun sequence genomic region:
- the C4H11orf91 gene encoding uncharacterized protein C11orf91 homolog, giving the protein MPKGRRGSQNPKMSQRPAPPLYFPSLYDRGISSSPLSDFNIWKKLFVPLKAGGAPAGGVAAAVAGVRPLPLAAPATVPPPPPGLGPPSERPCPPPWPSGLASIPYEPLRFFYSPPPGPEMAAAALVPGSTTPWLASASHPEELCELEIRIKELELLTITGDGFDSQRYKFLKALKDEKLQGLKTTRQPGKSASVS; this is encoded by the exons ATGCCGAAGGGGCGGCGCGGCAGCCAGAACCCCAAGATGAGCCAgcggccggccccgcccctctACTTCCCGTCGCTCTACGACCGGGGCATCTCGTCGTCTCCGCTGAGCGATTTTAACATCTGGAAGAAGCTCTTCGTGCCGCTCAAGGCGGGCGGGGCGCCGGCGGgcggggtggcggcggcggtagCGGGGGTCCGACCCCTGCCTCTGGCAGCCCCCGCCacggtgccgccgccgccgcctggcctgGGTCCCCCCAGCGAGCGCCCGTGCCCTCCGCCTTGGCCGTCCGGCCTGGCCTCTATACCTTACGAGCCTCTGCGCTTCTTCTACTCGCCGCCGCCAGGGCCCGAGATGGCAGCTGCAGCCCTGGTCCCCGGCTCCACGACCCCCTGGCTCGCCTCCGCCTCCCACCCCGAGGAGCTGTGCGAGCTGGAGATCCGGATTAAGGAGCTGGAGCTGCTCACCATCACTGGAGACGGCTTCGACTCCCAGCGCT ATAAGTTCCTGAAGGCGCTGAAGGATGAAAAATTACAAGGACTGAAGACGACCAGGCAACCCGGAAAGTCGGCCTCCGTCTCCTGA